A genomic segment from Cyanobium sp. NIES-981 encodes:
- a CDS encoding ligase-associated DNA damage response DEXH box helicase — protein MPFQRQCWKAHLQGRSGLIQVPTGSGKTYAAVMGPIARMLADPQPGLRLLYLTPLRALSRDLAAAIQAPISAMGWPLRLGVRNGDTPGSERTRQLRRPPEILITTPESLCLLLANPRAEELFGGLEAVVLDEWHELMGGKRGSQCELALSWLRRQRPGLRTWAISATIGNLEEAARAAVGAGGKPDPVLITARLRRDTAIRSLLPERIDGFPWAGHLGLRMYEELVAALEPGVSTLLFTNTRNQAERWHQCLRYACPEMEGSLALHHSAIDRAEREAIEAGVKAGGLRWVVCTSSLDLGVDFQPVERVVQIGSAKNLARLLQRAGRSAHLPGGTSQVLFMPTNALELLEVSAMRRGLADGLVEERRPPQAPIDVLLQHLTSLACGPGFHPEQELATVRSAWSYRRLSEASWRWCLQFLEQGGDCLGAYPRYRKLKRVGHGEAERLVVSEPAIARLHRLNIGTITADRAVTVRVVRGAVLGHVEETFISRLKPGDVFFFAGRQLEFVRLREMTAQVKATTRKSQAVPAWAGGQMALSDLLSHHLRQEVDRAARALGAEDSNALDTPELQALEPLLRRQAELSALPRSTEFLVELCSSREGSHLYAYPFEGRFVHEGIGFLWAWRLARHAPTTITVSVNDYGFELLAPRGYRFEALFEEHADALLDSRELETHLEQAVNVSELSRRRFRAIAQISGLVLNGYPGQNRSGGQLQISAALLYDVFERHEPGNLLLAQARAEVLAEQLELPRIAAALQRLMGCRLLLQRTPRPGPLAFPLLAERLNNRMSNESLLARLQRLREQAERQEGC, from the coding sequence ATGCCGTTCCAGCGCCAGTGCTGGAAGGCCCACCTGCAGGGCCGATCCGGCCTGATCCAGGTGCCCACCGGCTCCGGCAAGACCTACGCGGCGGTGATGGGGCCGATCGCCCGGATGCTGGCGGATCCCCAGCCCGGCCTGCGGCTGCTCTACCTCACCCCCCTGCGGGCCCTCAGCCGCGACCTGGCGGCGGCGATCCAGGCACCGATCAGCGCCATGGGCTGGCCGCTGCGGCTGGGGGTCCGCAATGGCGACACCCCCGGCAGTGAACGCACCCGGCAGCTGCGGCGTCCCCCCGAGATCCTGATCACCACCCCGGAATCCCTCTGCCTGCTGCTGGCCAACCCCAGGGCCGAGGAGCTGTTCGGCGGCCTGGAGGCGGTGGTGCTGGATGAGTGGCATGAGCTGATGGGCGGCAAGAGGGGGTCCCAGTGCGAACTGGCCCTCAGCTGGCTGCGACGGCAGCGCCCCGGCCTGCGCACCTGGGCCATCAGCGCCACGATCGGCAACCTGGAGGAGGCGGCCCGGGCCGCCGTGGGAGCCGGGGGTAAGCCCGATCCGGTGCTGATCACGGCCAGGCTGCGGCGCGACACCGCCATCCGCAGCCTGCTGCCGGAGCGGATCGACGGCTTCCCCTGGGCGGGCCACCTGGGGCTGCGCATGTACGAGGAGCTGGTGGCGGCCCTCGAGCCCGGCGTGTCCACCCTGCTGTTCACCAACACCCGCAACCAGGCCGAGCGCTGGCACCAGTGCCTGCGCTACGCCTGCCCCGAGATGGAGGGCTCCCTCGCCCTGCACCACAGCGCCATCGACCGGGCCGAGCGGGAGGCGATCGAAGCCGGCGTGAAGGCCGGGGGCCTGCGCTGGGTGGTGTGCACCAGCTCGCTCGACCTGGGTGTGGACTTCCAGCCGGTGGAGCGGGTGGTGCAGATCGGCAGCGCCAAGAACCTGGCGCGGCTGCTGCAGCGGGCGGGCCGCAGCGCCCATCTTCCCGGCGGCACCTCCCAGGTGCTGTTCATGCCCACCAACGCCCTGGAGCTGCTGGAGGTGAGCGCCATGCGGCGCGGCCTCGCCGACGGCCTGGTGGAGGAGCGCCGCCCGCCCCAGGCCCCGATCGACGTGCTGCTGCAGCACCTCACCAGCCTGGCCTGCGGCCCCGGCTTCCACCCCGAGCAGGAGCTCGCCACGGTGCGCAGCGCCTGGAGCTACCGCCGCCTCTCCGAGGCCAGCTGGCGCTGGTGCCTGCAGTTTCTGGAACAGGGCGGCGACTGTCTGGGCGCCTATCCCCGCTACCGCAAGCTCAAGCGGGTGGGACACGGCGAGGCTGAACGGCTGGTGGTGAGCGAACCGGCCATCGCCCGGCTGCACCGGCTCAACATCGGCACGATCACCGCCGATCGCGCCGTCACCGTGCGGGTGGTGCGCGGAGCGGTGCTGGGCCATGTGGAGGAGACCTTCATCAGCCGGCTCAAGCCGGGCGATGTGTTCTTCTTCGCCGGGCGGCAGCTGGAGTTCGTGCGGCTGCGGGAGATGACGGCCCAGGTGAAGGCCACCACCCGCAAGAGCCAGGCCGTGCCCGCCTGGGCCGGCGGCCAGATGGCCCTCTCCGACCTGCTCAGCCACCACCTGCGCCAGGAGGTGGACCGGGCCGCCCGGGCCCTGGGCGCGGAGGACAGCAACGCTCTCGACACGCCGGAACTCCAGGCCCTCGAACCCCTGCTCCGCCGCCAGGCCGAGCTCTCCGCCCTGCCCCGCAGCACGGAGTTCCTGGTGGAGCTGTGCAGCAGCCGCGAAGGCAGCCACCTCTACGCCTATCCCTTCGAGGGCCGCTTCGTGCACGAGGGGATCGGCTTTCTCTGGGCCTGGCGCCTGGCCCGCCACGCCCCCACCACCATCACCGTGTCGGTGAACGACTACGGCTTCGAGCTGCTGGCGCCGCGGGGCTACCGCTTCGAGGCGCTGTTCGAGGAGCACGCCGATGCCCTGCTCGACAGCCGCGAGCTGGAGACCCATCTGGAGCAGGCCGTCAACGTGTCGGAACTGAGCCGGCGGCGCTTCCGGGCCATCGCCCAGATCAGCGGGCTGGTGCTGAACGGCTATCCCGGCCAGAACCGCAGCGGCGGCCAGCTGCAGATCAGTGCGGCCCTGCTGTACGACGTGTTCGAGCGCCATGAGCCCGGCAATCTGCTGCTGGCCCAGGCCCGCGCCGAGGTGCTGGCCGAGCAGCTGGAGCTGCCGCGCATCGCCGCGGCCCTGCAGCGGCTGATGGGCTGCCGGCTGCTGCTGCAACGCACCCCCCGGCCCGGGCCGCTGGCCTTCCCGTTGCTGGCGGAGCGGCTGAACAACCGGATGAGCAATGAATCCCTGCTGGCGCGGCTGCAACGCCTGCGGGAGCAGGCCGAACGCCAGGAAGGCTGCTAG
- a CDS encoding DUF350 domain-containing protein, with protein sequence MTRPLLQLLFTVGWTVVGVLLIYAGTVLFDRLAPIDYRAEIRQGNVAAGLVLAAVILAVAAVVVTVLAT encoded by the coding sequence ATGACCCGACCCCTGCTCCAGCTGCTCTTCACGGTGGGGTGGACCGTGGTGGGCGTGCTGCTGATCTATGCCGGCACCGTGCTGTTCGACCGGCTGGCGCCGATCGATTACCGCGCCGAGATCCGGCAGGGCAACGTGGCGGCCGGCCTGGTGCTCGCGGCGGTGATCCTGGCCGTGGCCGCGGTGGTGGTCACCGTGCTGGCCACCTGA
- a CDS encoding GGDEF domain-containing protein yields MQVILGPDQASRAGLTPTFWAVLLCGLSASLVAAMAAHLLASNQRTTREALAVSEAAARERALASTVFDASDQGIVVTDPAGRILMANNAFTQLTGYRLSEIQTQTADLLRSERHSPAFYRDLWQGVQQRGCWQGDLWNRVRSGEMRRHHLSITTVRDEALQPRYLVGFLQDITERHAADEMVRHQALHDTLTGLANRALLMQHLERDLLLAKRYGRAIGLLYLDLDGFKEVNDRYGHAVGDRVLQLVGQRLQAVLRQSDLLCRQGGDEFVVLVPDAGNLDELVTLANKLVTACGSSLGDLGAGMALSASVGIARYPDHGESIDDLMVAADNAMYVAKRTPGRQVHLAETRRRNSG; encoded by the coding sequence GTGCAGGTGATCCTCGGGCCGGATCAGGCGAGCCGCGCCGGCCTCACCCCAACCTTCTGGGCCGTGCTCCTCTGTGGCCTGAGCGCCAGCCTGGTGGCCGCCATGGCCGCCCATCTGCTGGCCAGCAACCAGCGCACCACCCGCGAAGCCCTGGCCGTGAGTGAAGCGGCGGCGCGGGAACGGGCCCTCGCCAGCACGGTGTTCGACGCCAGTGACCAGGGCATCGTGGTGACCGATCCGGCCGGCAGGATCCTGATGGCCAACAACGCCTTCACCCAGCTCACCGGCTACCGCCTGTCGGAGATCCAGACGCAGACGGCCGATCTGCTCAGGTCGGAGCGGCACAGCCCCGCGTTTTACAGGGACCTCTGGCAGGGGGTGCAGCAGCGGGGCTGCTGGCAGGGTGACCTCTGGAACCGCGTGCGCAGCGGAGAGATGCGCCGCCACCATCTCTCGATCACCACCGTGCGCGACGAGGCCCTCCAGCCGCGCTACCTGGTGGGTTTCCTGCAGGACATCACCGAGCGCCACGCGGCCGACGAGATGGTGCGGCACCAGGCGCTCCATGACACCCTCACCGGTCTGGCCAACCGGGCCCTGCTGATGCAGCACCTGGAGCGGGATCTGCTGCTGGCGAAGCGCTACGGACGCGCCATCGGCCTGCTCTATCTCGATCTCGACGGCTTCAAGGAGGTGAACGACCGCTACGGCCATGCCGTGGGTGACCGGGTGCTGCAGCTGGTGGGCCAGCGCCTGCAGGCGGTGTTGCGCCAGAGCGATCTGCTCTGCCGCCAGGGAGGCGACGAGTTCGTGGTGCTGGTGCCCGATGCCGGCAACCTGGATGAGCTCGTGACCCTCGCCAACAAACTGGTGACGGCCTGCGGCAGCTCCCTGGGGGATCTGGGGGCGGGGATGGCGCTCTCAGCCAGCGTGGGGATCGCCCGCTATCCGGATCACGGCGAGTCGATCGACGACCTGATGGTGGCGGCGGACAATGCCATGTACGTGGCCAAACGCACTCCCGGACGGCAGGTGCACCTGGCCGAAACCCGCCGGCGGAACTCCGGCTGA
- a CDS encoding CHASE domain-containing protein yields MPDAAPRPWLRAAGAWQIDRLATAVLLSGLLATAAITELTRRFGAAGHSRQERALLTQVSDAIRARLEVNAAALASVVALFNASSTVTREEFGRFYATLSIPVSGRDAVNGMQGMGFARFLTPAERQPFEARMRAGGFPGFRVLPAGPRPEYTAIEFLEPANRGDRQAFGFDMLTTPVLRQAMQAAARSGSATLSAALKLQQGTLRQNQPGVVLFMPIRRERDTLLGWAYAPVGLKDLFEGVLASVNQAALAGATVRVIDRSGDGEATLLYSNLSEGGMAGSSRSTLRTPWSWPAGAGRCR; encoded by the coding sequence ATGCCGGATGCGGCCCCCAGGCCCTGGCTCAGAGCAGCGGGGGCCTGGCAGATCGATCGACTGGCCACGGCCGTGCTGCTGAGCGGGCTGCTGGCCACTGCGGCCATCACGGAGCTCACGCGCCGCTTCGGGGCGGCTGGGCACAGCAGGCAGGAGCGGGCCCTGCTCACCCAGGTGAGTGATGCGATCCGCGCCAGGCTGGAGGTGAACGCGGCCGCCCTGGCCTCCGTGGTGGCGCTGTTCAACGCCTCGAGCACCGTGACCCGCGAGGAGTTCGGGCGCTTCTACGCCACGCTCAGCATCCCCGTCAGCGGCCGGGATGCGGTGAACGGCATGCAGGGGATGGGGTTTGCCCGCTTCCTCACCCCCGCGGAGCGGCAGCCGTTCGAAGCGCGCATGCGGGCCGGGGGGTTCCCTGGGTTCCGGGTGCTGCCCGCCGGTCCACGCCCGGAGTACACGGCGATCGAGTTTCTGGAGCCCGCCAACCGTGGCGATCGGCAGGCCTTCGGCTTCGACATGCTCACCACGCCGGTGCTTCGGCAAGCCATGCAGGCGGCGGCCCGCAGCGGCTCCGCCACCCTCTCCGCGGCACTGAAGCTGCAGCAGGGCACCCTCCGGCAGAACCAGCCCGGTGTGGTGCTGTTCATGCCGATCCGCCGGGAACGCGACACGCTGCTCGGCTGGGCCTACGCCCCCGTGGGGCTGAAGGACCTGTTCGAGGGGGTGCTGGCCAGCGTGAACCAGGCCGCCCTGGCGGGGGCGACGGTCCGCGTCATCGACCGCAGCGGGGATGGCGAGGCCACCCTGCTCTACTCCAACCTCAGCGAGGGGGGGATGGCTGGCAGCAGCAGGTCAACGCTCAGGACACCCTGGAGCTGGCCGGCAGGCGCTGGACGGTGCAGGTGA